Proteins from a single region of Labeo rohita strain BAU-BD-2019 unplaced genomic scaffold, IGBB_LRoh.1.0 scaffold_1297, whole genome shotgun sequence:
- the LOC127157997 gene encoding histone H3, whose translation MARTKQTARKSTGGKAPRKQLATKAARKSAPATGGVKKPHRYRPGTVALREIRRYQKSTELLIRKLPFQRLVREIAQDFKTDLRFQSSAVMALQEASEAYLVGLFEDTNLCAIHAKRVTIMPKDIQLARRIRGERA comes from the coding sequence ATGGCAAGAACTAAACAAACCGCCCGTAAATCTACCGGTGGTAAAGCCCCGAGGAAGCAGCTCGCTACCAAAGCTGCCCGTAAAAGTGCTCCAGCCACCGGCGGCGTCAAGAAGCCTCATCGTTACAGGCCGGGTACCGTGGCTCTGCGAGAGATCCGTCGCTACCAGAAATCCACCGAGCTGCTGATTCGCAAACTGCCCTTCCAGCGTCTGGTCCGAGAAATCGCTCAGGATTTCAAGACGGATCTGCGCTTCCAGAGCTCTGCTGTCATGGCCCTGCAGGAGGCCAGCGAGGCTTATCTGGTCGGTCTGTTTGAGGACACCAACTTGTGCGCCATCCACGCCAAGAGAGTGACCATCATGCCCAAAGATATTCAGCTGGCCCGCCGCATTCGTGGAGAGCGCGCTTAA